A genomic region of Arvicola amphibius chromosome X, mArvAmp1.2, whole genome shotgun sequence contains the following coding sequences:
- the Nox1 gene encoding NADPH oxidase 1: MGNWLASHWLSVLFLVSWLGLNMFLFVYAFLNYEQSDRYYYTRQILGTALAFARASAFCLNFNSMMILIPVCRNLLSFLRGTCSFCNRSLRKPLDHNLLFHKLVAYMICIFTAIHVIAHLFNFERYSRSQQVMDGSLAFVLSNLSRHEKEKDSWLNPIQSPNTTAMHATFTSVAGLTGVIATTALVLMVTSAMEFIRRNYFELFWYTHHLFIVYIICLGIHGLGGIVRRQTEESMGESHPHNCSKSFLEWDKYEWSCRHPHFVGHPPESWKWILAPIALYIFERTLRFYRSQQKVVITKVVMHPSKVLELQMCKRGFSMEVGQYIFVNCPSISFLEWHPFTLTSAPEEEFFSIHIRAAGDWTENLIRTFEQRPSPMPRIAVDGPFGTVSEDVFQYQVAVLVGAGIGVTPFASILKSIWYKFQRADHKLKTQKIYFYWICRETGAFAWFNNLLNSLEQEMEELGKMDFLNYRLFLTDWDSDIAGHAALNFDKATDVLTGLKQKTSFGRPMWDKEFSRIAAAHPKSVVGVFLCGPRTLAKSLRKCCQRYSSLDPRKVQFYFNKETF, encoded by the exons ATGGGAAACTGGCTggctagccactggctctcagTTTTGTTTCTG GTGTCTTGGTTGGGGCTGAAcatgtttctgtttgtgtatgCCTTCCTGAATTATGAGCAGTCTGACAGGTACTATTACACAAGACAAATTCTTGGG ACCGCCTTGGCCTTTGCCCgagcctctgctttctgcttgaatTTTAACAGCATGATGATCCTGATTCCTGTGTGTCGCAATCTGCTGTCCTTCCTGAGGGGCACCTGCTCA TTTTGCAACCGCTCACTGAGAAAGCCATTGGATCACAACCTCCTCTTCCATAAGCTGGTGGCATATATGATCTGCATATTCACAG CTATTCATGTCATTGCACACCTATTTAACTTTGAACGCTACAGTAGAAGCCAGCAGGTCATGGATGGATCACTTGCCTTTGTTCTCTCCAACCTCTCTCGtcatgagaaagaaaaggattCTTGGCTAAATCCCATCCAGTCTCCAAACACG ACAGCGATGCATGCAACGTTTACCAGTGTTGCTGGCCTTACTGGAGTGATTGCCACAACAGCATTGGTTCTCATGGTAACATCAGCTATGGAGTTTATCCGCAGGAATTATTTTGAGCTCTTCTGGTATACGCATCACCTTTTTATCGTCTATATCATCTGCTTAGGGATCCACGGCCTGGG TGGAATTGTCCGGCGTCAAACGGAGGAAAGCATGGGTGAAAGTCATCCCCACAATTGTTCAAAGTCTTTTCTTGAGTGGGATAAGTATGAATGGAGTTGCAGACATCCTCACTTTGTGGGGCACCCCCCTGAG TCTTGGAAGTGGATCCTGGCACCAATCGCTTTATATATCTTTGAAAGGACCCTTCGCTTTTACCGCTCCCAGCAGAAGGTTGTGATTACTAAG GTTGTCATGCACCCATCGAAAGTTTTGGAACTGCAGATGTGCAAGCGTGGCTTTAGCATGGAAGTGGGACAGTATATATTTGTAAATTGcccctccatttccttcctggaGTGGCATCCCTTTACTCTGACCTCTGCTCCAGAGGAAGAATTTTTCTCCATTCATATCCGAGCAGCAGGGGATTGGACAGAAAATCTCATAAGGACATTTGAACAAAGGCCCTCCCCAATGCCCAG GATTGCGGTGGACGGCCCCTTTGGCACAGTCAGTGAGGATGTTTTCCAGTATCAAGTGGCTGTACTGGTTGGGGCAGGGATTGGGGTCACTCCTTTTGCTTCCATCTTGAAATCTATCTGGTACAAATTCCAGCGTGCAGACCACAAGCTCAAAACACAAAAG ATCTATTTCTACTGGATCTGCAGAGAGACAGGTGCTTTTGCCTGGTTCAACAACTTACTGAATTCCCTGGAACAAGAGATGGAGGAATTAGGCAAAATGGATTTCCTAAACTACCGTCTCTTTCTCACTGACTGGGATAGCGACATT GCTGGTCATGCAGCATTAAACTTTGACAAAGCCACGGACGTCCTGACAGGTCTGAAACAGAAAACCTCCTTTGGGAGACCAATGTGGGACAAAGAGTTTTCCAGAATAGCTGCTGCTCACCCCAA